One window of Lemur catta isolate mLemCat1 chromosome 3, mLemCat1.pri, whole genome shotgun sequence genomic DNA carries:
- the TENT5C gene encoding terminal nucleotidyltransferase 5C — protein sequence MAEESSSARDCVSFSVLNWDQVSRLHEVLTEVVPIHGRGNFPTLEITLKDIVQTVRSRLEEAGIKVQDVRLNGSAAGHVLVKDNGLGCKDLDLIFHVALPTEAEFQLVRDVVLCSLLNFLPDGVNKLKISPVTLKEAYVQKLVKVCTDTDRWSLISLSNKNGRNVELKFVDSIRRQFEFSVDSFQIILDSLLFFYDCSSNPISEHFHPTVIGESMYGDFEEAFDHLQNRLIATKNPEEIRGGGLLKYSNLLVRDFRPTDQEEIKTLERYMCSRFFIDFPDILEQQRKLETYLQNHFAEEERSKYDYLMILRRVVNESTVCLMGHERRQTLNLISLLALRVLAEQNIIPNATNVTCYYQPAPYVSDGNFNNYYVAHPPVTYSQPYPTWLPCN from the coding sequence ATGGCAGAGGAGAGCAGCAGTGCCAGGGACTGCGTTTCCTTCAGCGTGCTCAACTGGGATCAGGTTAGCCGGCTGCACGAGGTCCTGACCGAGGTCGTACCCATCCACGGACGAGGCAACTTTCCAACCTTGGAGATAACTCTGAAGGACATCGTCCAGACCGTCCGCAGCCGGCTGGAGGAGGCAGGCATCAAAGTGCAGGATGTCCGGCTGAATGGCTCTGCAGCTGGCCACGTTTTGGTCAAAGACAACGGCCTGGGTTGCAAAGACCTGGACCTGATCTTTCACGTGGCTCTTCCAACAGAAGCAGAATTTCAGCTGGTCAGAGATGTGGTTCTGTGTTCCCTTCTGAACTTCCTGCCAGACGGCGTGAACAAGCTCAAAATCAGTCCAGTGACTCTGAAGGAGGCGTACGTGCAGAAGCTGGTGAAGGTCTGCACGGACACTGACCGCTGGAGCCTGATTTCCCTCTCCAACAAGAACGGGAGGAACGTGGAGCTGAAGTTTGTCGACTCCATCCGGCGTCAGTTTGAGTTTAGTGTGGACTCTTTCCAAATCATCCTggattctttgctttttttctatgACTGCTCCAGTAACCCCATCTCTGAGCACTTCCACCCCACAGTGATCGGGGAGAGCATGTACGGGGACTTTGAGGAAGCCTTTGATCACCTGCAGAACAGACTGATCGCCACCAAGAACCCCGAAGAAATCAGAGGCGGGGGACTTCTCAAGTACAGCAACCTTCTCGTGCGGGACTTCAGGCCCACGGACCAGGAAGAAATCAAAACTCTAGAGCGATACATGTGCTCCAGGTTTTTCATCGACTTCCCGGACATCCTTGAACAGCAAAGGAAGTTGGAGACCTACCTGCAAAACCACTTTGctgaagaagagagaagcaaaTACGACTACCTCATGATCCTTCGCAGGGTAGTGAACGAGAGCACCGTGTGCCTCATGGGACACGAACGCAGGCAGACCCTGAACCTCatctccctcctggccttgcgcGTGCTAGCAGAACAAAACATCATCCCCAACGCCACCAACGTCACCTGTTACTACCAGCCAGCTCCTTATGTCAGTGATGGCAACTTCAACAACTACTACGTTGCCCATCCTCCAGTTACCTACAGCCAGCCTTACCCTACCTGGCTGCCCTGTAACTAA